TCAGCAGCAAATTATTGCTAAAGAAGGAACAGTTTTAGGAATGGTAATGATTTTTGCGTGTATGCTTAGTTGGGCATATGGCAGTTTATTTGTAGGCAAGGCGGATTTGCCAAAGAACTTTTTTGTAAATACAGGTTATCAAATGTTTACTGCGGGTATTACACTTGCGTTGGCTAGTTTAGCTTTTGGGGAACAATGGACTGCTCCGAGCGAATGGAGTGATTCTGTACAGTGGAGTATGGTGTTATTAATAATCTTTGGAAGTATAGTTGCATTTACTTCATTTAATTATTTACTTAAAACTGTTTCGCCAGATAAGGTTGCTACTTCTACTTATGTAAATCCGATAATAGCTTTGTTTTTAGGTTGGTATATTTTAGACGAAGTAATTACCACACAGTCTATAGTTGCCGCCGCTGTATTGTTAACGGGGGTATATTTTATAACTACGTCGCGAACTACTATTGCAATTCCTCGATTTTCGGGTAAGATAAAGCGTGAAAAGCTCGAAAAATAGGTTTTAGCAATGGGTCATATTATTTGTAGGAATAAGTTGTTGTTTTCCTACGTTTTAATACACTATCTATGCTTTATCCTAGGCTTTGCTATACAGCAGCTATGTATTTTATGAGCGTGTTATTTCAATTAACATTGCCTTAACCCGATTTGCAATTGCGTATAAATATCTTTACATAATTCAGGCAAATTGAGTAATGGTATTCTTTTTATTTTGCTTGATTCAATCATTTTAAAACAAACAAATAAATAATGGCTACAAGCACAAAAGCATACGGTGTACAAAGTGAAAAGGACAACTTAAAACCAATGAATATACACCGAAGAGATGTTGGTGATAACGATGTTAAATTAGATATTACCTATTGTGGTGTTTGCCATAGCGATATTCATACTGCCAGAAATGAGTGGGGTGGATCAAAATATCCTGTGGTTCCGGGACACGAAATTATCGGGCACGTTAGTGAGGTGGGTAAAAATGTAAAAAATATAAAGCAAGGAGACGTAGTAGGCGTAGGATGTATGGTAGATTCCTGCCAAGAATGTAACTCCTGCAAAAATAATTTGGAACAATTTTGCGAAAAAGGCGCAACCTTTACATACAACAGTAAGGACAAGTATTTAAGTGGACAACAAACTTATGGTGGTTATTCTAAAAGTGTGGTTGTTGATAAAGAATTTATTTTAAAAATCCCTACTAACTTAGACGAAGCAGGAGCCGCGCCGTTGTTATGTGCTGGCATTACTACTTGGTCGCCTTTACGCCATTGGAATGTAAAAAGTGGCGATAAGGTTGGAGTAATAGGTTTAGGCGGATTGGGCCACATGGGGGTTAAATTTGCACATGCTTTGGGCGCTCATGTAGTAATGATAACTACTTCACCTTCTAAAGCAGAGGATGCGAAAAAACTAGGTGCTCACGAGGTACTCATCAGCAAAGACGAAGCTGAAATGGCAAAGCATAAAAACAGTTTCGACTTTATTCTAAACACCATACCCGTAGGCCATAAAATGGATCCGTACATAAGTCTCTTAAAAATTGATGCAACTATGGTACTCGTAGGGGCCGTAGAGCCATTAGAGCCATTTCATGGTGGCGGTATAATAGGAGGTCGTAAACGTATTGCAGGCTCACTAATTGGCGGTATTCAAGAAACCCAAGAAATGCTGGACTTCTGTGGTAAAAATAATATTGTTTCAGACATAGAACTTATTGATATTGAAAATATAAACCAAGCGTATGATCGTGTTGTTAATGCAGATGTAAAATATAGGTTTGTAATTGATATGAGCTCATTATAATAGTATAATACTTATTACTTCATATAAAAAATGCGATCTACAAAAGATCGCATTTTTTATATGATCCTGAATTTGAATGCAATAGCTTTCCTTTAAAAACATACTCAAAAAGTAAATATAATTCAGGTGTTGGCAATTGATTAATTTTTCTATCTTTATTGTGCTAATACATTAAGATTTATAGCTGTTTTATGATAAAATAATACGAAATCTATTTAAAATAAGTCAAATTAACATCTCCTCACTTTTAATGTTAGATATTTCAACGTGGATAAAGTCGCTACTATTTTTAATTACTGTATTATTTGGATTAAGTGGCATTGGGCAGTCTAAACTAGACAGTCTTTCACAAGAAATTAATAGTGAAATCAATACTTCAAAAAAAGCTAAACTCTTATTAGAAAGAGCACTCCTTTACGATAAAAGTGAAAGCAATAAGGCTTTTAAAGATATAGAAGAAGCATTAGAATTTTATAGAAACACCGGCAATAAAGAAGGAGAAGTTGATAGCTATATTGCCTATGGAAATTTACATTTCTGGAATAGAAACCCACCGAAGGCCGCGCATTTTGACTCGTTAGCGACCGCTTTAGCCGAAAAAATTTCATACAAAAAAGGACGTGCAACCGCTGTGGGAAACTTGGCGCGTGAATTTATAACTACAGGAAATTTTAAAATAGCAGACAGCCTCCTAATAATTGCCATCAATATTGAAGAGAACCTTTCACCCTTAGATCGCGATCGTTTGGCAGAGCTTTATAATCGTACAAGCATATTAAAATCTAAACGTGGCGATAATCTTGAAAGTTTATTGGCCATAGAAAAGGCTGCAGATTTCGCAGAAGGAAGTACAGACAATATTCTACTTTCTAATGTGTATATAAATTACGCCAACACACTCTCCCGTTTAACCCGGTTTGATGAGGCTGTAAAAATGCATTTTAAAGTTATTCGTCTAAACGAAAAGTTGAATAACGAAAACGGCTTAATGAGAGCCTATAACAATTTAGGTATAGCTTTTAAAAATGCGGGAGAATATGAAAAGGCCCTCATGTATTACAACAAAAGTCTTGCCATTGGTAAAAGATTAAACGAATATAAATCTATGGGGTTAACCTTGGTTAATATGGCCACGGTATATAGCGCTTTAGAAGAATTCAGTGGTATTGACACCCTTTACATTCAAGGAATAAAATATTTTGAGGAAATTTCAGATTTAGGCGGTATTGCCTTTGCAAACCACAATTACGGCAATTCATTAGTTGTAAGAAAAAATTACATTAAGGCAGATACGTTTTTGCTCAAGGCGTATAAACTTCGAAAACAAATAGGAGCTGAACTGGCGGCGGCCTCATCGCAATCTATCTTGGGAAAATCGGCATTTGAACAAAATAAACTTAAAGAGGCCGAAACCCATTTATTGGCTGCAGAAACTGCTTTTTATGGTAAAAATCGTGAAGATAGAAACTTAAAGGAATTGTATGGACTATTAAAAGAGTTATATACCAAAAAGGGAAACTTTGAAAAAGCTTTGTATTATCAAACCAATGAATTGGATTTAGAGCGCACGCTTTTCACTGAAAACGAAAAAGTAAACACGCTTAAAACCGAAACCACATACCTGCTTGAAAAACGTGATATGGAAATGGCACTCCAAAACAAAAAGCAACAATTGGTACGAGACAGAATGATTTTTGGCGGAGGTAGTGTGGTGCTAATTTTACTTTTAATTTCTTTATCGTTGTGGCAGCGCAGAAAACAATTAAAGGAACGACACCAATCTCAAATTATAACTTTAGATCAGCAGCATCGCTTAACCTTAACGCGTTCCTTAAAAAATGCCGAACAAGAGGAACGAAAAAAAATAGCCCATAAATTACACGACGAAACAGGCGCAATGCTTTCTATTGCTTTGTTGAATTTAAAACAATTTAAAAATGATTTGGGTGTAATACAAAGTAAGGTTGAAGATAAACTTACAACCACCCAAAAACTACTGGGAGAAATAAGTGAAAACGTTCGTAGCATTAGCCATACCCTTATGCCTGTCGCCCTCGAAAAATATGGACTAAAACCTGCAATTCACGATTTGGTAAGC
This region of Aequorivita marisscotiae genomic DNA includes:
- a CDS encoding EamA family transporter; protein product: MKVVKNTSLIILAFFSIYVIWGSTYMLNKVAVAELPPFFLASIRFTSAGLLIFIISKAMGKSLAITRKQFINSFIVGVLFLSFGNGIIVWALKYVDSGFAALEISAQPLVVLLLMRLLQGKPIKVMSLVGVALGIVGIILLVGQQQIIAKEGTVLGMVMIFACMLSWAYGSLFVGKADLPKNFFVNTGYQMFTAGITLALASLAFGEQWTAPSEWSDSVQWSMVLLIIFGSIVAFTSFNYLLKTVSPDKVATSTYVNPIIALFLGWYILDEVITTQSIVAAAVLLTGVYFITTSRTTIAIPRFSGKIKREKLEK
- a CDS encoding NAD(P)-dependent alcohol dehydrogenase, with product MATSTKAYGVQSEKDNLKPMNIHRRDVGDNDVKLDITYCGVCHSDIHTARNEWGGSKYPVVPGHEIIGHVSEVGKNVKNIKQGDVVGVGCMVDSCQECNSCKNNLEQFCEKGATFTYNSKDKYLSGQQTYGGYSKSVVVDKEFILKIPTNLDEAGAAPLLCAGITTWSPLRHWNVKSGDKVGVIGLGGLGHMGVKFAHALGAHVVMITTSPSKAEDAKKLGAHEVLISKDEAEMAKHKNSFDFILNTIPVGHKMDPYISLLKIDATMVLVGAVEPLEPFHGGGIIGGRKRIAGSLIGGIQETQEMLDFCGKNNIVSDIELIDIENINQAYDRVVNADVKYRFVIDMSSL
- a CDS encoding sensor histidine kinase; amino-acid sequence: MLDISTWIKSLLFLITVLFGLSGIGQSKLDSLSQEINSEINTSKKAKLLLERALLYDKSESNKAFKDIEEALEFYRNTGNKEGEVDSYIAYGNLHFWNRNPPKAAHFDSLATALAEKISYKKGRATAVGNLAREFITTGNFKIADSLLIIAINIEENLSPLDRDRLAELYNRTSILKSKRGDNLESLLAIEKAADFAEGSTDNILLSNVYINYANTLSRLTRFDEAVKMHFKVIRLNEKLNNENGLMRAYNNLGIAFKNAGEYEKALMYYNKSLAIGKRLNEYKSMGLTLVNMATVYSALEEFSGIDTLYIQGIKYFEEISDLGGIAFANHNYGNSLVVRKNYIKADTFLLKAYKLRKQIGAELAAASSQSILGKSAFEQNKLKEAETHLLAAETAFYGKNREDRNLKELYGLLKELYTKKGNFEKALYYQTNELDLERTLFTENEKVNTLKTETTYLLEKRDMEMALQNKKQQLVRDRMIFGGGSVVLILLLISLSLWQRRKQLKERHQSQIITLDQQHRLTLTRSLKNAEQEERKKIAHKLHDETGAMLSIALLNLKQFKNDLGVIQSKVEDKLTTTQKLLGEISENVRSISHTLMPVALEKYGLKPAIHDLVSAVNTSEKLKVEEIFEGLENTNDWSEEFCLTVYRIVQEVMNNIIKHAQASHVLLQIVELEDSVTIYIEDNGTGIKQDIEQEGTGLRMLKSNVAYLNGTLEINGNQNSGTFILAELPIEKKEITN